CTCGCTCGCCTCCTGCAGCGCCATCACGGCCGAGCTCTGGAAGCGCAGATCGGTCTTAAAGTCCTGCGCGATCTCGCGCACCAGCCGCTGGAACGGCAGCTTCCGGATCAGCAGCTCGGTCGACTTCTGGTAGCGCCGGATCTCCCGCAGGGCCACGGTACCCGGCCGGTAGCGGTGCGGCTTCTTGACGCCGCCCGTGGCCGGCGCGCTCTTGCGAGCCGCCTTGGTAGCCAGCTGCTTCCGCGGGGCCTTGCCACCGGTGGACTTGCGGGCAGTCTGCTTCGTGCGCGCCATGGTTTCTCACAGGTTTTATTCACCGGCCCTCCTAGGCAGTCTCATTTATAGACATAGCCTCGTCTTGATTGGGCCAGAAAAGCTAGCAATTTCCGAAATTGTAATTTCATTGGCTAGAATTCAATCCTATTTGGGCAGAAGATTGTAATGCTGGTCTCTTCACTTACGACCTCCCTTTTCCAGCCCTTTTCTATAATCTTAtcacagatttctttttaaagaccttGTCTTTATATTGCTGTTAACTTTCGTAAGAACAATTTATGAAGTGTTTTTGCACGCTTGGGATTTATATTTTAGCAGGTTCTTTCAAAATACAAGCACGCCCTAGGTTTCAGCCTGCATTTCCGCTTACTAATTATTGTAACTCCTCTCCCGTAACTAACAAATTTATTTAGCTCCTGACAATGAGCTAAGCGACAGTTACATTGCGACTGAGGTTCAACAAAACAATATGTAGTTGAAGGAACCAGAAATTAAACTTCACCGTTACCTGGTTCGGAACTACACCCAAATTGTGTGCTGATGGTTACCAACTCAGTTAGAGCCATCTGCCTTCCCCACCCCGAAAGAGGTTTTCTCCTCAATCCATCAATGTGTAATTAGGTCCTATGGACAAACCGCTTTAAGTAAGGGAAGATAAGACCGGAAATATTCATTTCTCCCTTACAATAGTGAATAGCTTTAAATAGTCAAGTTGCTTATCAGTCATTTAACGTTAAAGGGTCAAAGCACATAAATTATTTGTTGATTACTGAGCTGCTAGCATATTTTCTTCAATAAAGTGTTTCCTAATGCTTACAGTTTCAAATCTTTTCTATTCTCTATACAGAAATTGAAGatcttttgccttttatttcctgGGCTCTGAAGAATTTCTCAGAAAATTGCATGTAATAAAACAAAAGTTATGTAAGGTTACCAATGCTTAAAATTGCAATAACTAACAAACACTTTTAATGACATGCTTATTTGATTGGAAAAACATCGCATATAAAAACTCGAGAATAAAATCAGGCCCAAGAGGCTCAAAACTTAGCTCAAAGGTATGATGATCACTCTCCTGAAGTTAAAAGTAATTTTGAGAGTTTTTCCTGAACATTAAACACAAGGTAGAAACAACCCGTGACGTATGGTTGCCTTAGAAGTCACCTTTAATAACAGAATTCTGATTCATATTAGAAGTCTCCTTAGGCAGCAGCAATCTCCTCCTATAGGGAGAAGATCTAAAATGTCAGGGAGAAAGTGTTGCTGATGTGAACAACTGTTACCATCTCCTGTGGTTATTTTGTAATAATATCTTGCATATACAGAGCACCGCtcactactttaaaattttctacatatattatttaattccaGCTCTGTGAAATAGATGTTATttaactcattttacagataaactgagtctcagagatgtTATAGCTCATCTTGGATAAGTAACAAAGCCTACATAATATTCTAAAGCACAAGAATGAAATCACAGTGGATTTCCAGTTTCTTCAGACTTGGGGTATATCttaaagcactgaagaattttccCAACATACAATCGAATTACTCAACTCAGTTGTTACCGTCAGAAGAAGAAACTACCCCACGGTAGGTGTCTGGGTTACAGCCCAAAGCTGCCTACCCAAG
This portion of the Cervus canadensis isolate Bull #8, Minnesota chromosome 2, ASM1932006v1, whole genome shotgun sequence genome encodes:
- the LOC122433941 gene encoding histone H3, with amino-acid sequence MARTKQTARKSTGGKAPRKQLATKAARKSAPATGGVKKPHRYRPGTVALREIRRYQKSTELLIRKLPFQRLVREIAQDFKTDLRFQSSAVMALQEASEAYLVGLFEDTNLCAIHAKRVTIMPKDIQLARRIRGERA